ATGAGTAAGACTCGATACACAGGAGAGCGCCCGTTTGAGCACGTCGTAGGACCGCTCTCCATTGATATTTACAACAAATCCCATCCCACACGTGTCGTGCTCATGGCTTGGATCGTAAAGACCTCGAAAATGACGAGTGCGACGTATGATTTCGTAGTTCAACATGGCCTGGAAACATAAAAGCAAATAGCACACCAACGCAAGTGGCTATGTTAAAAAAACGCATTTTTGCAATCAATCAAGAGGAGGCGATAAAATCTTGGTAGTCGCCTCAAGATCATTAGAGTGAGTGTCGTGAAAATCTATCTCGCCTCGGCATCGCCCCGTCGCAGAGATCTGCTGCTCTATCTCGGGCTAGAGGTGATCACGGTGCCAACGCATGTCGCAGAGGTGGAGGCGCGTGAGCACCAATTTACAGCAACCGAAGTCGCTCGTGGCAATGCTTTGAGAAAACTTCATGCAGCATTGAAGCGTCATCACGGAGAGATCGTGCTTGCAGCGGATACTGTCGTAGCTTGCGAACACCGTATCTACGGAAAACCTGCGCATAGAAAGATGGCTTTCCAGTTCCTCCAAGAGCTTCGCGGCCGCACACACGAAGTCGTGACGGCAGTGGCCGTGGCTTCACCTTCTGGATGGATTCGGTGGGCGGTAGATCGAAGCGCCGTAACGTTCAAAGCGATTTCAGACACTGCAATCGAAAGGTATCTCGACCATGTCCACACGCTGGATAAAGCTGGCGGTTATGCCTTACAAGAGCACGCTGATTGGCTGATCGAGCGTGTAGAGGGGACAGTAAGTAACATTATCGGGCTTCCGCTTGAATTAACGGCTGAATTGTTACGTTGGGCTCATGTGACGTCCAAAATTCGACAAGATCTTCACTCCAGTCAGCATGGAAATAGCGGTTTTCGTTTTGCCAGTTCAGAGCCAAAGCATAGGCATGAAGAGCATGGCGCGGCAGATACAGCTTTTCAGCCAATGCGGCTGTCCAGCCCTTTTCGATGAAATCTAGAAAGGCATCTGGCTCTCGACCGTAGATTTTATCGCCTACGATAGGTAGTCCCACGGAGGCAAGATGCACGCGTATCTGATGCAATCTTCCGGTGATGGGCACGGCTTCGATGACACTGTGACGTTCACCTCTTTGCAGGACTCTAAGATGTGTGATGGCTTCGGATCCATTGGGTTTGATGGCTTGGCGCAGATAGATGCGGTTGGTTTCACTTAGGCCTTGGAAGCCGATCGGAGCGTCAATCACCTGCTCATCCCAATCGGGCACACCGTGCACGATGGCTACGTATTTTTTTTGTATTTTGCGTGCTTCCATTTTTTTGCCGAGTGCCCCTGTGGTGACTTTATTTTTGCCGATGAGGAGGAGACCTGAAGTCTCTCGATCGAGACGATGGACTAGTCCGAGGTCATGGTTAGGATAATAAGGTTGCAAAAGCTGGATCAAGGTCGCCGTCTGAACCCGCGGGGTGGGATGAACGAGTATTCCTGCCGGTTTATTAACGACCATGAAATATTCATTCTCGTGAAGAATCCATTGGCGAGGATCGGTAGCTATGATTTTTGTGCTGATATTTTGCGGAAAACGCATATAAACAGGG
This genomic interval from Candidatus Methylacidiphilales bacterium contains the following:
- a CDS encoding RluA family pseudouridine synthase → MKLPVYMRFPQNISTKIIATDPRQWILHENEYFMVVNKPAGILVHPTPRVQTATLIQLLQPYYPNHDLGLVHRLDRETSGLLLIGKNKVTTGALGKKMEARKIQKKYVAIVHGVPDWDEQVIDAPIGFQGLSETNRIYLRQAIKPNGSEAITHLRVLQRGERHSVIEAVPITGRLHQIRVHLASVGLPIVGDKIYGREPDAFLDFIEKGWTAALAEKLYLPRHALHAYALALNWQNENRYFHADWSEDLVEFWTSHEPNVTIQPLIQAEAR